The Apium graveolens cultivar Ventura chromosome 3, ASM990537v1, whole genome shotgun sequence sequence CAGGCTCCACCACATGCCTTCCCTTCTTCTTCAACTGACCTCTCAATGGATTTCTCTCAGTTCTTGACTTTTGAACTTCAAAGGCAAACTACAGACTTGGAGGCATATCTTCACTTGCAGGTTTCAATTAATTAATTGTCTCTACTTCACTTTATTATGTTCCTTTTTTTTTGTAAAGGTTGCAATGATGGGATTTatatttaaaacataattatttatttacatTTACTATATTGTGTTTGCATGCACAACATTAAATATTACTAACACTGCATGTCAATATTTCtcacaaataattaaaattatgTTTTTACAGAATCAAAGATTGAGCACAGTTTTGTGGGAAGAAACAAGGCAAAGATGTGTACTACTAGAGAAGTATGCAACAAATCTCATGGCTTTGATCCAGAAAAAAGAGAATGAGTTGGCTCTGGCAAAACAAACAAGCATGAATATTGAACAATGCATACTGAAAACAGATGCACAAGTCAAATCCTGGAAGAAACTTGCAAAGGAGAAAGAAGCTATTGTAGCAGGCCTCAGCCACAAGCTAAAAAAGGTTCAGGAAAAGATCCAAATGATGAACAGTGGGGCACCAGATGCAGATTCTACTAATTGTGGTGGTGACACTTCCCAGGACAAAACCATAATGAAACTGCATGGTAACTGCAAGTTGTGTCAGGCTCAACAAGCCTGCgttcttctttttccctgcaaGCATT is a genomic window containing:
- the LOC141711085 gene encoding putative BOI-related E3 ubiquitin-protein ligase 3, coding for MENLGFNQSDQLFAAQSMALPPLPPVTAASQDWLMSSSQFTGINGGVNFSEDTQQMLYPLTIPNNQAPPHAFPSSSTDLSMDFSQFLTFELQRQTTDLEAYLHLQNQRLSTVLWEETRQRCVLLEKYATNLMALIQKKENELALAKQTSMNIEQCILKTDAQVKSWKKLAKEKEAIVAGLSHKLKKVQEKIQMMNSGAPDADSTNCGGDTSQDKTIMKLHGNCKLCQAQQACVLLFPCKHLCCCKSCEASVKLCPVCESLKKGSMEILFA